One region of Nothobranchius furzeri strain GRZ-AD chromosome 16, NfurGRZ-RIMD1, whole genome shotgun sequence genomic DNA includes:
- the gabrb3 gene encoding gamma-aminobutyric acid receptor subunit beta-3 isoform X1 encodes MECGWKSSRDKELKMRLWWILLFGFWSVCGELPFIAENNAAMLVNWNAVDGNKKLYAVYDTSVNEPGNMSFVKETVDKLLKGYDIRLRPDFGGAPVAVGMTLDVASIDMVSEVNMDYTLTMYFQQYWRDKRLAYAGIPLNLTLDNRVADQLWVPDTYFLNDKKSFVHGVTVKNRMIRLHPDGTVLYGLRITTTAACMMDLRRYPLDEQNCTLEIESYGYTTDDIEFYWKGGDSAVTGVTRIELPQFSIVDYKLVSRNVVFSTGAYPRLSLSFKLKRNIGYFILQTYMPSILITILSWVSFWINYDASAARVALGITTVLTMTTINTHLRETLPKIPYVKAIDMYLMGCFVFVFLALLEYAFVNYIFFGRGPQMQKKLSEKALKANNERNRFDRPKSILEGINFKSSSLKQSNQGRRHSQRVDSHGNVLLTTLEIHNEVGGNEITTTLSDTHNSTSIVFDSSGVQYRKPSVPHESGRLSLDRNAYLKKTRLRRRSSQLKIKIPDLTDVNAIDRWSRIIFPSAFSLFNLIYWLYYVN; translated from the exons GAACGCTGTCGATGGGAATAAAAAGCTTTATGCCGTGTATGATACAAG CGTCAACGAACCGGGCAACATGTCTTTTGTCAAAGAGACTGTGGATAAACTACTGAAGGGATATGATATCCGCCTCCGGCCGGACTTTGGTG GTGCACCGGTTGCTGTTGGCATGACTTTAGACGTGGCGAGTAtagacatggtgtcagaagttaaCATG GACTACACACTGACTATGTACTTCCAGCAGTACTGGAGAGACAAGAGGCTGGCCTATGCAGGGATCCCGCTCAACCTGACCCTGGACAACAGAGTCGCAGACCAGCTCTGGGTCCCAGACACCTACTTCCTAAATGACAAAAAGTCCTTCGTGCATGGAGTCACGGTTAAGAACCGCATGATTCGGCTACATCCGGATGGCACGGTTCTATATGGACTCAG AATCACAACAACAGCAGCCTGCATGATGGATCTGAGGCGATACCCTCTGGATGAACAGAACTGCACCCTGGAAATTGAGAGTT ATGGTTACACAACAGATGATATAGAGTTCTACTGGAAAGGAGGGGACAGTGCTGTGACCGGGGTGACTCGGATCGAGCTTCCTCAGTTCTCCATAGTTGACTACAAACTGGTCTCCAGGAACGTGGTTTTTTCCACAG GTGCCTATCCTCGATTGTCTCTGAGCTTCAAGCTGAAACGAAACATCGGATACTTCATCCTGCAGACGTACATGCCCTCAATCCTCATCACCATCTTATCCTGGGTGTCGTTCTGGATAAATTATGACGCCTCAGCTGCCAGAGTTGCATTAG GGATCACTACTGTGCTCACCATGACAACCATCAACACTCATTTGAGGGAGACACTACCCAAGATCCCCTATGTCAAAGCTATAGACATGTACCTGATGGGCTGCTTTGTCTTCGTTTTCCTGGCTCTGCTGGAATATGCATTTGTCAACTACATCTTCTTTGGACGGGGTCCTCAGATGCAGAAGAAACTGTCCGAGAAGGCGCTGAAGGCGAATAACGAGCGCAATCGATTCGACAGACCCAAG TCCATCCTGGAGGGAATCAATTTCAAGTCCTCATCTCTTAAACAGTCCAATCAGGGTCGCCGTCACTCACAGCGG GTCGACTCCCACGGGAATGTTTTGCTGACAACCTTGGAGATCCACAACGAGGTGGGAGGTAATGAAATCACAACCACCCTGAGCGATACCCACAACTCCACCTCCATTGTGTTTGACAGCTCGGGGGTTCAGTACAGAAAGCCAAGCGTGCCACATGAATCGGGTCGCCTCAGCCTGGACAGGAACGCATATCTGAAGAAGACTCGTCTGCGGAGACGATCGTCTCAGCTTAAAATCAAAATCCCTGACCTGACCGATGTGAACGCCATTGACAGATGGTCTCGGATTATATTCCCCTCTGCCTTCTCCCTTTTCAACCTTATCTACTGGCTTTATTACGTCAATTAA
- the gabrb3 gene encoding gamma-aminobutyric acid receptor subunit beta-3 isoform X2 → MECGWKSSRDKELKMRLWWILLFGFWSVCGELPFIAENNAAMLVNWNAVDGNKKLYAVYDTSVNEPGNMSFVKETVDKLLKGYDIRLRPDFGGAPVAVGMTLDVASIDMVSEVNMDYTLTMYFQQYWRDKRLAYAGIPLNLTLDNRVADQLWVPDTYFLNDKKSFVHGVTVKNRMIRLHPDGTVLYGLRITTTAACMMDLRRYPLDEQNCTLEIESYGYTTDDIEFYWKGGDSAVTGVTRIELPQFSIVDYKLVSRNVVFSTGAYPRLSLSFKLKRNIGYFILQTYMPSILITILSWVSFWINYDASAARVALGITTVLTMTTINTHLRETLPKIPYVKAIDMYLMGCFVFVFLALLEYAFVNYIFFGRGPQMQKKLSEKALKANNERNRFDRPKVDSHGNVLLTTLEIHNEVGGNEITTTLSDTHNSTSIVFDSSGVQYRKPSVPHESGRLSLDRNAYLKKTRLRRRSSQLKIKIPDLTDVNAIDRWSRIIFPSAFSLFNLIYWLYYVN, encoded by the exons GAACGCTGTCGATGGGAATAAAAAGCTTTATGCCGTGTATGATACAAG CGTCAACGAACCGGGCAACATGTCTTTTGTCAAAGAGACTGTGGATAAACTACTGAAGGGATATGATATCCGCCTCCGGCCGGACTTTGGTG GTGCACCGGTTGCTGTTGGCATGACTTTAGACGTGGCGAGTAtagacatggtgtcagaagttaaCATG GACTACACACTGACTATGTACTTCCAGCAGTACTGGAGAGACAAGAGGCTGGCCTATGCAGGGATCCCGCTCAACCTGACCCTGGACAACAGAGTCGCAGACCAGCTCTGGGTCCCAGACACCTACTTCCTAAATGACAAAAAGTCCTTCGTGCATGGAGTCACGGTTAAGAACCGCATGATTCGGCTACATCCGGATGGCACGGTTCTATATGGACTCAG AATCACAACAACAGCAGCCTGCATGATGGATCTGAGGCGATACCCTCTGGATGAACAGAACTGCACCCTGGAAATTGAGAGTT ATGGTTACACAACAGATGATATAGAGTTCTACTGGAAAGGAGGGGACAGTGCTGTGACCGGGGTGACTCGGATCGAGCTTCCTCAGTTCTCCATAGTTGACTACAAACTGGTCTCCAGGAACGTGGTTTTTTCCACAG GTGCCTATCCTCGATTGTCTCTGAGCTTCAAGCTGAAACGAAACATCGGATACTTCATCCTGCAGACGTACATGCCCTCAATCCTCATCACCATCTTATCCTGGGTGTCGTTCTGGATAAATTATGACGCCTCAGCTGCCAGAGTTGCATTAG GGATCACTACTGTGCTCACCATGACAACCATCAACACTCATTTGAGGGAGACACTACCCAAGATCCCCTATGTCAAAGCTATAGACATGTACCTGATGGGCTGCTTTGTCTTCGTTTTCCTGGCTCTGCTGGAATATGCATTTGTCAACTACATCTTCTTTGGACGGGGTCCTCAGATGCAGAAGAAACTGTCCGAGAAGGCGCTGAAGGCGAATAACGAGCGCAATCGATTCGACAGACCCAAG GTCGACTCCCACGGGAATGTTTTGCTGACAACCTTGGAGATCCACAACGAGGTGGGAGGTAATGAAATCACAACCACCCTGAGCGATACCCACAACTCCACCTCCATTGTGTTTGACAGCTCGGGGGTTCAGTACAGAAAGCCAAGCGTGCCACATGAATCGGGTCGCCTCAGCCTGGACAGGAACGCATATCTGAAGAAGACTCGTCTGCGGAGACGATCGTCTCAGCTTAAAATCAAAATCCCTGACCTGACCGATGTGAACGCCATTGACAGATGGTCTCGGATTATATTCCCCTCTGCCTTCTCCCTTTTCAACCTTATCTACTGGCTTTATTACGTCAATTAA
- the gabrb3 gene encoding gamma-aminobutyric acid receptor subunit beta-3 isoform X4 — MLDALTLPLVVAVMCCAQSVNEPGNMSFVKETVDKLLKGYDIRLRPDFGGAPVAVGMTLDVASIDMVSEVNMDYTLTMYFQQYWRDKRLAYAGIPLNLTLDNRVADQLWVPDTYFLNDKKSFVHGVTVKNRMIRLHPDGTVLYGLRITTTAACMMDLRRYPLDEQNCTLEIESYGYTTDDIEFYWKGGDSAVTGVTRIELPQFSIVDYKLVSRNVVFSTGAYPRLSLSFKLKRNIGYFILQTYMPSILITILSWVSFWINYDASAARVALGITTVLTMTTINTHLRETLPKIPYVKAIDMYLMGCFVFVFLALLEYAFVNYIFFGRGPQMQKKLSEKALKANNERNRFDRPKVDSHGNVLLTTLEIHNEVGGNEITTTLSDTHNSTSIVFDSSGVQYRKPSVPHESGRLSLDRNAYLKKTRLRRRSSQLKIKIPDLTDVNAIDRWSRIIFPSAFSLFNLIYWLYYVN, encoded by the exons ATGTTAGATGCTCTCACTCTGCCGCTGGTCGTGGCTGTGATGTGCTGCGCCCAGAG CGTCAACGAACCGGGCAACATGTCTTTTGTCAAAGAGACTGTGGATAAACTACTGAAGGGATATGATATCCGCCTCCGGCCGGACTTTGGTG GTGCACCGGTTGCTGTTGGCATGACTTTAGACGTGGCGAGTAtagacatggtgtcagaagttaaCATG GACTACACACTGACTATGTACTTCCAGCAGTACTGGAGAGACAAGAGGCTGGCCTATGCAGGGATCCCGCTCAACCTGACCCTGGACAACAGAGTCGCAGACCAGCTCTGGGTCCCAGACACCTACTTCCTAAATGACAAAAAGTCCTTCGTGCATGGAGTCACGGTTAAGAACCGCATGATTCGGCTACATCCGGATGGCACGGTTCTATATGGACTCAG AATCACAACAACAGCAGCCTGCATGATGGATCTGAGGCGATACCCTCTGGATGAACAGAACTGCACCCTGGAAATTGAGAGTT ATGGTTACACAACAGATGATATAGAGTTCTACTGGAAAGGAGGGGACAGTGCTGTGACCGGGGTGACTCGGATCGAGCTTCCTCAGTTCTCCATAGTTGACTACAAACTGGTCTCCAGGAACGTGGTTTTTTCCACAG GTGCCTATCCTCGATTGTCTCTGAGCTTCAAGCTGAAACGAAACATCGGATACTTCATCCTGCAGACGTACATGCCCTCAATCCTCATCACCATCTTATCCTGGGTGTCGTTCTGGATAAATTATGACGCCTCAGCTGCCAGAGTTGCATTAG GGATCACTACTGTGCTCACCATGACAACCATCAACACTCATTTGAGGGAGACACTACCCAAGATCCCCTATGTCAAAGCTATAGACATGTACCTGATGGGCTGCTTTGTCTTCGTTTTCCTGGCTCTGCTGGAATATGCATTTGTCAACTACATCTTCTTTGGACGGGGTCCTCAGATGCAGAAGAAACTGTCCGAGAAGGCGCTGAAGGCGAATAACGAGCGCAATCGATTCGACAGACCCAAG GTCGACTCCCACGGGAATGTTTTGCTGACAACCTTGGAGATCCACAACGAGGTGGGAGGTAATGAAATCACAACCACCCTGAGCGATACCCACAACTCCACCTCCATTGTGTTTGACAGCTCGGGGGTTCAGTACAGAAAGCCAAGCGTGCCACATGAATCGGGTCGCCTCAGCCTGGACAGGAACGCATATCTGAAGAAGACTCGTCTGCGGAGACGATCGTCTCAGCTTAAAATCAAAATCCCTGACCTGACCGATGTGAACGCCATTGACAGATGGTCTCGGATTATATTCCCCTCTGCCTTCTCCCTTTTCAACCTTATCTACTGGCTTTATTACGTCAATTAA
- the gabrb3 gene encoding gamma-aminobutyric acid receptor subunit beta-3 isoform X3: MLDALTLPLVVAVMCCAQSVNEPGNMSFVKETVDKLLKGYDIRLRPDFGGAPVAVGMTLDVASIDMVSEVNMDYTLTMYFQQYWRDKRLAYAGIPLNLTLDNRVADQLWVPDTYFLNDKKSFVHGVTVKNRMIRLHPDGTVLYGLRITTTAACMMDLRRYPLDEQNCTLEIESYGYTTDDIEFYWKGGDSAVTGVTRIELPQFSIVDYKLVSRNVVFSTGAYPRLSLSFKLKRNIGYFILQTYMPSILITILSWVSFWINYDASAARVALGITTVLTMTTINTHLRETLPKIPYVKAIDMYLMGCFVFVFLALLEYAFVNYIFFGRGPQMQKKLSEKALKANNERNRFDRPKSILEGINFKSSSLKQSNQGRRHSQRVDSHGNVLLTTLEIHNEVGGNEITTTLSDTHNSTSIVFDSSGVQYRKPSVPHESGRLSLDRNAYLKKTRLRRRSSQLKIKIPDLTDVNAIDRWSRIIFPSAFSLFNLIYWLYYVN; the protein is encoded by the exons ATGTTAGATGCTCTCACTCTGCCGCTGGTCGTGGCTGTGATGTGCTGCGCCCAGAG CGTCAACGAACCGGGCAACATGTCTTTTGTCAAAGAGACTGTGGATAAACTACTGAAGGGATATGATATCCGCCTCCGGCCGGACTTTGGTG GTGCACCGGTTGCTGTTGGCATGACTTTAGACGTGGCGAGTAtagacatggtgtcagaagttaaCATG GACTACACACTGACTATGTACTTCCAGCAGTACTGGAGAGACAAGAGGCTGGCCTATGCAGGGATCCCGCTCAACCTGACCCTGGACAACAGAGTCGCAGACCAGCTCTGGGTCCCAGACACCTACTTCCTAAATGACAAAAAGTCCTTCGTGCATGGAGTCACGGTTAAGAACCGCATGATTCGGCTACATCCGGATGGCACGGTTCTATATGGACTCAG AATCACAACAACAGCAGCCTGCATGATGGATCTGAGGCGATACCCTCTGGATGAACAGAACTGCACCCTGGAAATTGAGAGTT ATGGTTACACAACAGATGATATAGAGTTCTACTGGAAAGGAGGGGACAGTGCTGTGACCGGGGTGACTCGGATCGAGCTTCCTCAGTTCTCCATAGTTGACTACAAACTGGTCTCCAGGAACGTGGTTTTTTCCACAG GTGCCTATCCTCGATTGTCTCTGAGCTTCAAGCTGAAACGAAACATCGGATACTTCATCCTGCAGACGTACATGCCCTCAATCCTCATCACCATCTTATCCTGGGTGTCGTTCTGGATAAATTATGACGCCTCAGCTGCCAGAGTTGCATTAG GGATCACTACTGTGCTCACCATGACAACCATCAACACTCATTTGAGGGAGACACTACCCAAGATCCCCTATGTCAAAGCTATAGACATGTACCTGATGGGCTGCTTTGTCTTCGTTTTCCTGGCTCTGCTGGAATATGCATTTGTCAACTACATCTTCTTTGGACGGGGTCCTCAGATGCAGAAGAAACTGTCCGAGAAGGCGCTGAAGGCGAATAACGAGCGCAATCGATTCGACAGACCCAAG TCCATCCTGGAGGGAATCAATTTCAAGTCCTCATCTCTTAAACAGTCCAATCAGGGTCGCCGTCACTCACAGCGG GTCGACTCCCACGGGAATGTTTTGCTGACAACCTTGGAGATCCACAACGAGGTGGGAGGTAATGAAATCACAACCACCCTGAGCGATACCCACAACTCCACCTCCATTGTGTTTGACAGCTCGGGGGTTCAGTACAGAAAGCCAAGCGTGCCACATGAATCGGGTCGCCTCAGCCTGGACAGGAACGCATATCTGAAGAAGACTCGTCTGCGGAGACGATCGTCTCAGCTTAAAATCAAAATCCCTGACCTGACCGATGTGAACGCCATTGACAGATGGTCTCGGATTATATTCCCCTCTGCCTTCTCCCTTTTCAACCTTATCTACTGGCTTTATTACGTCAATTAA
- the gabrb3 gene encoding gamma-aminobutyric acid receptor subunit beta-3 isoform X5, which translates to MECGWKSSRDKELKMRLWWILLFGFWSVCGELPFIAENNAAMLVNWNAVDGNKKLYAVYDTSVNEPGNMSFVKETVDKLLKGYDIRLRPDFGGAPVAVGMTLDVASIDMVSEVNMDYTLTMYFQQYWRDKRLAYAGIPLNLTLDNRVADQLWVPDTYFLNDKKSFVHGVTVKNRMIRLHPDGTVLYGLRITTTAACMMDLRRYPLDEQNCTLEIESYGYTTDDIEFYWKGGDSAVTGVTRIELPQFSIVDYKLVSRNVVFSTGAYPRLSLSFKLKRNIGYFILQTYMPSILITILSWVSFWINYDASAARVALGITTVLTMTTINTHLRETLPKIPYVKAIDMYLMGCFVFVFLALLEYAFVNYIFFGRGPQMQKKLSEKALKANNERNRFDRPKSILEGINFKSSSLKQSNQGRRHSQRVDSHGNVLLTTLEIHNELGGSVQKAKRAT; encoded by the exons GAACGCTGTCGATGGGAATAAAAAGCTTTATGCCGTGTATGATACAAG CGTCAACGAACCGGGCAACATGTCTTTTGTCAAAGAGACTGTGGATAAACTACTGAAGGGATATGATATCCGCCTCCGGCCGGACTTTGGTG GTGCACCGGTTGCTGTTGGCATGACTTTAGACGTGGCGAGTAtagacatggtgtcagaagttaaCATG GACTACACACTGACTATGTACTTCCAGCAGTACTGGAGAGACAAGAGGCTGGCCTATGCAGGGATCCCGCTCAACCTGACCCTGGACAACAGAGTCGCAGACCAGCTCTGGGTCCCAGACACCTACTTCCTAAATGACAAAAAGTCCTTCGTGCATGGAGTCACGGTTAAGAACCGCATGATTCGGCTACATCCGGATGGCACGGTTCTATATGGACTCAG AATCACAACAACAGCAGCCTGCATGATGGATCTGAGGCGATACCCTCTGGATGAACAGAACTGCACCCTGGAAATTGAGAGTT ATGGTTACACAACAGATGATATAGAGTTCTACTGGAAAGGAGGGGACAGTGCTGTGACCGGGGTGACTCGGATCGAGCTTCCTCAGTTCTCCATAGTTGACTACAAACTGGTCTCCAGGAACGTGGTTTTTTCCACAG GTGCCTATCCTCGATTGTCTCTGAGCTTCAAGCTGAAACGAAACATCGGATACTTCATCCTGCAGACGTACATGCCCTCAATCCTCATCACCATCTTATCCTGGGTGTCGTTCTGGATAAATTATGACGCCTCAGCTGCCAGAGTTGCATTAG GGATCACTACTGTGCTCACCATGACAACCATCAACACTCATTTGAGGGAGACACTACCCAAGATCCCCTATGTCAAAGCTATAGACATGTACCTGATGGGCTGCTTTGTCTTCGTTTTCCTGGCTCTGCTGGAATATGCATTTGTCAACTACATCTTCTTTGGACGGGGTCCTCAGATGCAGAAGAAACTGTCCGAGAAGGCGCTGAAGGCGAATAACGAGCGCAATCGATTCGACAGACCCAAG TCCATCCTGGAGGGAATCAATTTCAAGTCCTCATCTCTTAAACAGTCCAATCAGGGTCGCCGTCACTCACAGCGG GTCGACTCCCACGGGAATGTTTTGCTGACAACCTTGGAGATCCACAACGAG CTCGGGGGTTCAGTACAGAAAGCCAAGCGTGCCACATGA